In Vigna angularis cultivar LongXiaoDou No.4 chromosome 8, ASM1680809v1, whole genome shotgun sequence, one DNA window encodes the following:
- the LOC108318958 gene encoding uncharacterized protein LOC108318958, whose product MEQNAVALQSLEAARANSEATQRQLMEIIAATRGTPGASSSNATHQTEWSLESFLQHHPTKFSGKCLPDEADQWLRDMERIFNAKRCPDENRLAFTEYLLTGEESHWWASMRAILTDAQNPITWEVFQSKFYEEYFPDSVRFAKEVEFLQLVQGGMSVSEYTNKFKHLVRFNMMATSEEWQCRKIENELRSDLKVLISSLCIRTFPAMPWGATKTENVRPNGVRFNSV is encoded by the coding sequence ATGGAGCAGAATGCAGTTGCCCTACAGAGTTTGGAGGCCGCACGCGCCAACTCTGAAGCCACTCAAAGGCAGTTAATGGAAATCATTGCTGCTACCAGAGGTACGCCTGGAGCTTCCTCTTCCAACGCTACTCACCAGACCGAGTGGAGCTTGGAGAGCTTCCTTCAACACCATCCGACCAAGTTCAGTGGGAAATGCCTCCCTGATGAGGCAGATCAGTGGCTAAGGGACATGGAGAGGATTTTCAACGCCAAGAGATGCCCGGATGAGAACAGGTTGGCGTTTACAGAATATCTACTAACTGGAGAAGAAagccactggtgggcgagcATGAGAGCTATCCTGACGGACGCCCAAAATCCTATCACCTGGGAAGTATTCCAGAGcaagttttatgaagaatacttCCCTGACAGCGTCCGTTTTGCCAAGGAAGTGGAGTTTCTGCAGCTGGTTCAAGGTGGGATGTCCGTTTCTGAATACACCAACAAGTTCAAACACCTTGTCAGGTTCAATATGATGGCCACCAGTGAAGAGTGGCAGTGTAGGAAGATTGAGAACGAACTGAGAAGCGACCTGAAGGTTTTGATTTCCAGCTTATGTATACGGACGTTTCCTGCTATGCCTTGGGGTGCGACCAAGACtgaaaacgttcgtcctaatggtgTCCGGTTTAATAGTGTTTGA